The Heptranchias perlo isolate sHepPer1 unplaced genomic scaffold, sHepPer1.hap1 HAP1_SCAFFOLD_785, whole genome shotgun sequence genome contains the following window.
ccctgatttcccacatagagcaggaagagcataacacggggctccTTTAAAAAATTTTCCAGCTCCTTTAAAAACATTTCCAgctcttttaaaaacttttccttctcctttaaaaacttttccttctcctttaaaaacttttccttctcttttaaaaacttttccttctcctttaaaaacttttccttctcttttaaaaacttttccttctcttttaaaaacttttccttctcttttaaaaacttttccagctcttttaaaaacttttccttctcctttaaaaaTTTTTCCAGCTCCTTTAAAAACATTTCCAgctcttttaaaaacttttccttctcttttaaaaacttttccttctcctttaaaaacttttccttctcttttaaaaacttttccttctcttttaaaaacttttccttctcttttaaaaacttttccttctcttttaaaaacttttccttctcctttaaaaacttttccttctcttttaaaaacttttccttctcttttaaaaacttttccttctcttttaaaaacttttccagctcttttaaaaacttttccttctcctttaaaaaTTTTTCCAGCTCCTTTAAAAACATTTCCAgctcttttaaaaacttttccttctcttttaaaaacttttccttctcttttaaaaacttttccttctcctttaaaaacttttccttctcttttaaaaacttttccttctcttttaaaaacttttccttctcctttaaaaacttttccttctcttttaaaaacttttccagctcttttaaaaacttttccttctcttttaaaaacttttccttctcctttaaaaacttttccttctcctttaaaaacttttccttctcctttaaaaaCTTTTCCAGCTCCTTTAAAAACATTTCCAgctcttttaaaaacttttccttctcttttaaaaacttttccttctcttttaaaaacttttccttctcctttaaaacttttccttctcctttaaaaaCTTTTCCAGCTCCTTTAAAAACATTTCCAgctcttttaaaaacttttccttctcttttaaaaacttttccttctcctttaaaacttttccttctcctttaaaaaCTTTTCCAGCTCCTTTAAAAACATTTCCAgctcttttaaaaacttttccttctcttttaaaaacttttccttctcttttaaaaacttttccttctcttttaaaaacttttccttctcctttaaaacTTTTCAGTTCTTAGTCTTTTCCAGTTGCTGCCTGTCCTACATTGTTTGTGAGTGCAGGAGGGTACAGAGGGGAGGATTTGATAGCAACAGTGTCCTGTGCTACTGCCTTCCCCAGATAACCTTGAGCCTATCTGCACGAAATCCTGCTCCCCCctgacctctcccccccccgccccccccggccaTCTCCCAGCTCCGCGATCCGGGATTTAGGACTGCCTGGATGAGATCAGCGGCGGCGAGGGGAGGGTTAATGCAATCTGTTGCATCACCGCTGCCTGCCGCCTCTGGCTGTAAAAAGCAAAAGGTCAGACTTCGAAATCATTCACTCGTtcgcatgcacacaaacacacacccactccctcacacGCTCTGCAGAAAGTATTCACAGCTCGAGAGGCAAGTCTGCGAGATGGCAGCAAGGTCACTGCTCGGGGCTGCCCGGGCCCACAGGAGCACCCTGATCGAGACTTTGAAGAGCTGCATCGAGCTGGGCAGGAACCTCAGACCCAAGGCTGCTGAGACCGTGAGGATATATGTGAGTCATTCTCCCAGTTTACTCCGTCCCGTGCCgaacccaccctccctcctcccgccCAACGTGCAGGGTCTCCGCAGGGCGCAGGAGAAatctgaccccctcccctccagcttTGTGTCCTCCCCGTATGCAcgggtctccctgtgtgtgtcctgTGGGGCATCGGCAGAGTGGGAACGCCTCCCAGTTCACTATTAATGGTGAGGGCTTTCATGCGTTTGCCGAACCCCTCCGTGAACGGGTTAACGCGTTTGGGGAACCCCTCTGTTCACTATTAATAGTGAACGGCTTAATGCATTTGGAGAATCCCTCCGTTCACTATCAATAGTGAACGGGTTAATGTGTTTGCGAAACTCCTCCGTTCACTATTAATAGTGAACGGCTTCATGCATTTGGAGAACCCCTCCATTCACTATTAATAGTGAACGGGTTAATGTGTTTGGGGAAACCCTCTGTTCACCATTAATAGTGAATgggttaatgcatttggggaaccCCTCTGTTCACTATTAATAGTGAATGGGTTCATGCATTTGGGGAACCCTCTGTTCACTATTAATAGTGAATGGGTTAATGTGTTTGGGGAACCCCTCTGTTCACTATTAATAGTGAATGGGTTGATGCATTTGGGGAACCCCTCTGTTCACTATTAATAGTGAATGGGTTAATGTGTTTGGGGAACCCCTCTGTTCACTATTAATAGTGAATGGGTTAATGTGTTTGGGGAACCCCTCTGTTCACTATTAATAGTGAATGGGTTAATGTGTTTGCGAAACCCTCTTCACCATTAATAGTGAACGGGTTAATGTGTTTGGGGAACCCCTCCGTTCACTATTAATAGTGAACGGGTTAACGGGTTTGGTGAAAGTCCTCCAGTTTTGGGGGGGGGATTTTGTCGAACACGACCTGCCTTTAACAAATTGGACGTCCCAGATGAACCCAGTTTATCCCGATCTCTGTTTGTAACGGGTTTACCCACGATTAACATTGGACCCACCAGCCTCTCATTGCCCGGGGGGTTCCTCCAGTCGATCCCTTTTCATGGACCAGTGGTCACGGCACTGAGCCCAGAGaccgcgagttcaaatcccaccagcttGAGACGAATTCACTAAATCTGGTGATTTTCGAGCTGCTACCAAATAAAGTTAGCCTCGGGCACCATTTCACTGGTGTGTCAGCTCAGTGGGGagcctgagtcagaagtttgacggttctagtcccactccagagactcgagcccataatccaggccgacaatcCCAGTgccagccccgcactgtcggagggtcagtactgagggagcgccgcactgtcggagggtcggtactgagggagcgccgcactgtcggagggtcggtactgagggagcgccgcactgtcggagggtcagtactgagggagcgccgcactgtcggagggtcggtactgagggagcgccgcactgtcggagggtcggtactgagggagcgccgcactgtcggagggtcggtactgagggagcgccgcactgtcggagggtcggtactgagggagcgccgcactgtcggagggtcggtactgagggagggccgcactgtcggagggtcggtactgagggagcgccgcactgtgggagggtcggtactgagggagcgccgcactgtcggagggtcggtaccgagggagccccgcactgtcggagggtcagtaccgagggagcgccgcactgtcggagggtcagtactgagggagcgccgcactgtcggagggtcggtgctgagggagcgccgcactgtcggagggtcagtactgagggagcgccgcactgtcggagggtcggtactgagggagcgccgcactgtcggaggtgccgtctttcgggacgagacattaaaccgagggccccgtctgcccctctcgggtgggtgtaaaagatcccacggcccactattggaagaagagcaggggggagttctccccggggtcctgggccccgatatttatccctcgactgacatcactaaaaaaaaaaccagacgatctgggtcatttatcacatcgctgtttgtgggatcttgctgtgcgcaaatcggctgccgcgtttcccacttTACAACGGTGAGCGCACCTcaaaaaaagtccttcattggccgtgaagcttcgggacgtcccgaggtggtgaaaggggccggGTTTGAATGGGGagatctccccccactctctctctctctctctctctgtgtgtgtgtccccttcCTCTGActcgccctctcctctttccAGGACCAGTGCCAGGGACTGACGGAGAAGATGACCCGCGGGCTGGCTCTGTCAGAAGTGGACGGGATCCCCCTGGCCAGCACCAGCAGGTGGGCCGAGCTATCCGACCAGGAGAGGCTGTGCGAGAACTTCAAGGCGTACAAAGCCTTCAGCGTCTTCCTGCGACTGGCCCTCAAGAACGTGCCGGACTGCGACGCCTCGTCAAAGCTGCCCGACGCGCTGGTCGACCTCTGCACCAAGACGGAGAGCTTCCTGGTCCTGATCGGCCAGCTGTTGGTCACCATGGGCCTCCCTGTCCCCTCGGTGCCCGTGCCCCCGGTCGACGTGCCCAGGGACTGGGACAAGAAGATTTGGGGACATAAGCTGCTGCGGGAGCTGTGCAACTGGTCCCTCCGATCGGTGAGGGACTTCAACAAACTGAAAACCAACCTGGCGGCCGGTCGAGGGGGCCGGAGGAGGGACCTGAGAGGGGCCCAGATGAGGTAAAGAGAGGAATTGAAAGGAAAGGTCCAAATCGCGCCCCCCCCCGGCCACTCCCCGAATCCCATGCCGACAGAACCAAGAACTCCGATTCCCGTCTTCCCCCCTTCACCCGCCGCCCCGCCCCTGCCCCGGGTCCGACCCACCCAAAACCTCGGAGGAGCACATTGTCCGCAGAGATACCGGGGCCGACCGGGCCCACGCAAGGCTGACTTACCTCCAGGTCGGGCGCCAAGCAGCGGAGGTTCAGAGCTGGCGGAGGGACGCGGAGGTCTCTCACCCTCTGAGCCCCATTcgactccagagactcgagccccgtaatccaggctcgCGCTCCCCGGTTGCGAGTGCtggacagtcggagggtcagtactgagggagcgccgcactgtcggagggtcggtaccgagggagcgccgcactgtcggagggtcggtactgagggagcgccgcactgtcggagggtcggtaccgagggagcgccgcactgtcggagggtcagtactgagggagcgccgcactgtcggagggtcggtactgagggagcgccgcaccgtcggagggtcggtactgagggagtgccgcactgtcggagggtcggtactgagggagcgctgcactgtcggagggtcagtactgagggagcgccgcactgtgggagggtcagtactgagggagcgccgcactgtcggagggtcagtactgagggagccccgcactgtcggagggtcagtactgagggagcgccgcactgtcggagggtcgggactgagggagcgccgcactgtcggagggtcggtactgagggagcgccgcactgtcggagggtcgggactgagggagcgccgcactgtcggagggtcggtactgagggaactccgcactgtcggagggtcggtaccgagggagcgccacactgtcggagggtcagtaccgagggagcgccacactgtcggagggtcagtactgagggagcgccgcactgtcggagggtcggtactgagggagcgccgcactgtcggagggtcggtactgagggagcgccgcactgtcggagggtcggtactgagggagcgccgcactgtcggagggtcggtactgagggagggccgcactgtcggagggtcagtactgagggagagccgcactgtcggaggggccgtctttcgggatgagacattaaaccgagggccccgtctgcccctctcaggtgggtgtaaaagatcccacggcccactattggaagaagagcaggggggagttctccccggggtcctgggccccgatatttatccctcgaccgacatcactaaaaaaaaacagatgatctgggtcatttatcacatcgctgtttgtgggatcttgctgtgcgcaaatcggctgctgcgttttccacattacaacagtgagcacacttcaaaaaaaaaaagtccttcattggccgtgaagctttgggacgtcctgaggtggtgaaaggggccggAGAGAAATGGGGAGCGAGTCCTTTCGGTCTTCATGGCAGCGATTCCTCAGGTGAGGCCCCACGCTGTCGAATACCCCCCCGACCCTCTTTGGGCAGGCTCAAGGGGCGCGGAGAACTGCCCCCCAGTAAGAGACGATGGGGGCGGAGCACGAGAATCGGAAAAAAATGGCTGGATTACATCGAacgtacggcacagaaacaggccactcggcccaacgggtctatcccgctgtttatgctccacacgagcctcctccctcccaactccatctcaccctctccccatctccttctatccctttctccctcatgtgtttatcgagcttccccttaaatccatctccactattcccctcgactactccttgtgggagcgagttccacattcccaccgctctctgggtaaagaagtttctcctgaattcccgattggatttattggtgactatcttatatttatggcccccccgagttctggtctcccccacaagtggaaatatcttctctacgtctaccctatcgaaccctttcataatcttaaagacctcgatcaggtcacccctcagtcttttcttttctggagaaaCGAGCCCCCCTCCTCCAAGCCGGCCCCTTCAACTGTCGCGAGGCTGTGCTGCTCTCCTCACTTTCGTTACTCTGACGACCTCGAAAGGCGACGTTTCGGGGGAGGCTACGTTCGAAACGGGATGCGGAGAAAGTTTGAGGCCACAGTGAACTCAGTCCCCAAACCTGATGCACAATGCTAAAAGGGCAGTCAGAACAACACCGAACTCTGCGTTAAAATAGATTAAAAagcactgggtataaagtgggggacacactgtcagggtaatgtagagggagctctacactgtatctaacccgtgctgtacctgccccctgggagcgctcgatgccgacactgggtataaagtgggggacacactgtcagggtaatgtagagggagctctacactgtatctaacccgtgctggacctgccccctgggagcgctcgatgccgacactgggtataaagtgggggacacactgtcagggtaatgtagagggagctctacactgtatctaacccgtgctgtacctgccccctgggagcgctcgatgctgacactgggtataaagtgggggacacactgtcagggtaatgtagagggagctctacactgtatctaacccgtgctgtacctgcccccctgggagcgctcaaAGCTGGGAGAGAGTCCCGAAATCGATGGTCAGATTCACtcgagtgtaagagagagagagacagagagagagagagacagagagagagagacagagagacaaagagagagagagacagagaaaaagagagacagagagagacagggagagagagagagacagagagacaaagagagagagagagagagagacagagagagagacaaagagagagagagagtgacagagagagagacagagaaaaagagagagagagagacagagaaaaagagacagagagagacagagaaaaagagagacagagagagacagggagagagacagagagagagagagagagacagggagagagagagagagacagagagacaaagagagagagagagagagagacagagagagagacagagaaaaagagagagagagagacagagaaaaagagacagagagagacagagagagagagagagagagagacagagagagagagagagagaacaagagagagagagacagacagagaaagggagagagagagagggagagagaacaaacaagatagagagggagagagaatgagagagagacagacagggcgagatggagagagagagggaatcattaAAGGCAAGATAAGCAGTGtgactgaaagagagagaggggtcagagaccgagaactggagagagagagagacaaaggaaatgtggggAGAGGCTGACCGGCCGAGCGAAagcagggagaagagagagagagagtgtgagagtcagGCAGAAGTGAGAGTCGGAGAAGGCAGCAGAATTACAGAAAGTGCAGGTGAGACAATGCTGAGACGAGTGAAGCGGGAAAGGGGTGTCGGTGGAGACGAAGAGAGTGTTCCCTGCAGGACCCACCGCGAAGGAATGCAGTCTAATAATCTCATGGAGGAACGCCAGTTGTAGAAGTGGAGAGAGTCTGAGCCCAgacgtcctccctctctcttctgtcTACGGCTCAGCTGTTTGCAGGTCCACGATACATCTCTGAGTGTCCTGTTTCATCACAGCGGCTGGTCAGAAATTAAAACTGCTTTCCGTTATCACAGTCTGTGTGAGGCAGGAATCCCATTGTGAACTGTGGaaccactcccagggtcaggtacggggttagatacagagtaaagctccctctacactgtcccgtcaaacactcccagggtcaggtacggggttagatacagagtaaagctccctctacactgtcccatcaaacactcccagggcaggtacagggttagatacagagtaaagctccctctacactgtcccgtcaaacactcccagggtcaggtacagggttagatacagagtaaagctccctctacactgtcccgtcaaacactcccagggtcaggtacagggttagatacagagtaaagctccctctacactgtcccatcaaacactcccagggcaggtacagggttagatacagagtaaagctccctctacactgtcccgtcaaacactcccagggcaggtacagggttagatacagagtaaagctccctctacactgtcccgtcaaacactcccagggtcaggtacagggttagatacagagtaaagctccctctacactgtcccatcaaacactcccagggtcaggtacagggttagatacagagtaaagctccctctacactgtcccatcaaacactcccagggtcaggtacagggttagatacagagtaaagctccctctacactgtcccatcaaacactcccagggtcagggacagggttagatacagagtaaagctccctctacactgtcccatcaaacactcccagggtcaggtacagggttagatacagagtaaagctccctctacactgtcccgtcaaacactcccagggtcaggtacagggttagatacagagtaaagctccctctacactgtcccgtcaaacactcccagggtcaggtacagggttagatacagagtaaagctccctctacactgtcccgtcaaacactcccagggtcaggtacagggttagatacagagtaaagctccctctacactgtcccatcaaacactcccagggtcaggtacagggttagatacagagtaaagctccctctacactgtcccatcaaacactcccagggtcaggtacagagttagatacagagtaaagctccctctacactgtcccgtcgaacactcccaggggcaggttaaAGTTGGTCCAGCTTCCACAGGGCGAGGGGCAGTTTCTGATGTCATGCCCCTCCCAGTCTCTCAAAGATTATTAATAAGCCAGACCGACCTCCTGTCCCTGAGATTAATTGCACGTCCTTCGAATGCGATATTTTATTGACGATGAGGTATTTATGCAGACTGGTGTCTAGACGGTATATTTGCTGGAGTCTCGTGACTGGATTTTACTGGTGTAATTACTGAACTGGAATTTCTTAATATATTCTAAACATTAATGCAGAATGTCGGATATTTGTAAAGAGAACAGATTTGTAACCGAAGGATTGTTAAATAAAGTTTTACTAAATATTAAAGCTTTCCCTgaatgtctctctcactctcacaacaGGTCTGGTAAATCTCCCTCGCCTCCATTCTCTCCTCCGAACTgaggcccctcatccctgggcgctccctcggtaccgaccctccgacagtgcggcgctccctcagtaccgaccctccgacagtgcggcgctccctcggtaccgaccctccgacagtgcggcgctccctcagtaccgaccctccgacagtgcggcgctccctcagtaccgaccctccgacagtgcggcgctccctcagtaccgaccctccgacagtgcggcgctccctcagtactgaccctccgacagtgcggcgctccctcagtaccgaccctccgacagtgcggggctccctcagtaccgaccctccgacagtgcggccctccctcagtactgaccctccgacagtgcggcgctccctcagtactgaccctccgacagtgcggcgctccctcagtaccgaccctccgacagtgcggcgctccctcagtactgaccctccgacagtgcggcgctccctcagtaccgaccctccgacagtgcggcgctccctcagtactgaccctccgacagtgcggcgctccctcagtaccgaccctccgacagtgcggcgctccctcagtaccaaccctccgacagtgcggcgctccctcagtaccgaccctccgacagtgcggccctccctcagtaccgaccctccgacagtgcggccctccctcagtactgaccctccgacagtgcggcgctccctcagtactgaccctccgacagtgcggggctccctcagtaccgaccctccgacagtgcggcgctccctcagtaccgaccctccgacagtgcggcgctccctcagtactgaccctccgacagtgcggcgctccctcagtaccgaccctccgacagtgcggcgctccctcagtactgaccctccgacagtgcggcgctccctcagtaccgaccctccgacagtgcggcgctccctcagtactgaccctccgacagtgcggcgctccctcagtaccgaccctccgacagtgcggcgctccctcggtactgaccctccgacagtgcgaggtccctcggggtggggggatgggctcTTTCTGAGAAACCTCACAAACTGGAccatattcccccctccccatggaCCGTCCATCGGAGGGAGTGTTGGCCCAATCTGAAGTGGATTAGTTATTGAGGGCTCCAGGATCTGATTCATGACCTGCGACCTGGTGACCTCGAGATTGGAGACCTTGAACACAATCTGCTCCTGATTTGCGATTCCCACAGGGAGATGGAAATTCCTTTCCTTTTATCAGGCTCGAAACAAAAAAACAGTTTCATCAACTTCCTCCAGATCGAAAACAGACAAGGTCCTTCAGGGAGAGACGGCCAGATTCACTGAATGAAACCAGGCTCGCCCAACAGAGcctactgtcaaatcccagctcaCCCCCAACAGAGCCgactgtcaaatcccagctcgcccccaacagagcctactgtcaaatcccagctcgcccccaacagagcctactgtcaaatcccagctcgccccaacagagcctactgtcaaatcccagctcgcccccaacagagcctactgtcaaatcccagctcgccccaacagagcctactgtcaaatcccagctcgccccaacagagcctactgtcaaatcccagctcgcccccaacagagcctactgtcaaatcccagctcgccccaacagagcctactgtcaaatcccagctcgccccaacagagcctactgtcaaatcccagctcgccccaacagagcctactgtcaaatcccagctcgcccccaacagagcctactgtcaaatcccagctcgcccccAACAGAGCCgactgtcaaatcccagctcgcccccaacagagcctactgtcaaatcccagctcaccccaacagagcctactgtcaaatcccagctcgcccccaacagagcctactgtcaaatcccagctcgcccccaacagagcctactgtcaaatcccagctcgcccccaacagagcctactgtcaaatcccagctcaCCCCAACAGAGCAGACTAtcaaatcccagctcgccccaacagagcctactgtcaaatcccagctcgcccccaacagagcctactgtcaaatcccagctcgccccaacagagcctactgtcaaatcccagctcgccccaacagagcctactgtcaaatcccagctcgcccccaacagagcctactgtcaaatcccagctcgccccaacagagcctactgtcaaatcccagctcgcccccaacagagcctactgtcaaatcccagctcgccccaacagagcctactgtcaaatcccagctcgcccaacagagcctactgtcaaatcccagctcgcccccAACAGAGCCGACTGTGAAATCCCAGCTCCCCCCAACAGAGCCTACTGTCATATCCCAGCTCGCCCCAACAGAGcctactgtcaaatcccagctcgcccaacagagcctactgtcaaatcccagctcgcccaacagagcctactgtcaaatcccagctcgcccccaacagagcctactgtcaaatcccagctcgccccaacagagccgactgtcaaatcccagctcaCCCCAACAGAGCAGACTAtcaaatcccagctcgccccaacagagcctactgtcaaatcccagcttgccccaacagagcctactgtcaaatcccagctcgcccaacagagcctactgtcaaatcccagctcgcccccAACAGAGCCgactgtcaaatcccagctcgcccaacagagcctactgtcaaatcccagctcgcccccAACAGAGCCAGGcctactgtcaaatcccagctcgcccGACAGAGCCTACTGTAAAATCCCAGCTCGCCCAACAGAGcctactgtcaaatcccagctcgcccccAACAGAGCCAGGCCgactgtcaaatcccagctcgcccgacagagcctactgtcaaatcccagctccCCCCAACAGAGCCGGGCCTgctgtcaaatcccagctcgccccaacagagcctactgtcaaatcccagctcgcccccAACAGAGCCgactgtcaaatcccagctcgcccccaacagagcctactgtgaaatcccagctcgcccaacagagcctactgtcaaatcccagctcgccccaacagagcctactgtcaaatcccagctcgccccaaCAGAGCCTACTGTAAAATCCCAGCTCGCTCCAACAGAGCCGGGCCTACTGTGTTCGGCCTCACCCAAGTCCTTCCCTACTTCGCCCTCCCCCTGCCCCGCAACTCCCACAGAAGCCCAGAGGAAGAGGCTGCTCAGAGCTGGGGCAAGAAGCCAAGAGAGAATACCCCTCGATTATCCGAGGCCCATGGTTTGCATTTCAAgggttggcacagggctttggaaGAAAATAATTGAGGCGAGGGGAGTTCCAATGACGCTCTATGCCGCGAGCATCTGGGTCATTGGCAGGAGATGGGCAATGAGCTGCCAATATCCCTTAATGCTGGACAGATG
Protein-coding sequences here:
- the LOC137319258 gene encoding ciliary neurotrophic factor-like is translated as MHTNTHPLPHTLCRKYSQLERQVCEMAARSLLGAARAHRSTLIETLKSCIELGRNLRPKAAETVRIYDQCQGLTEKMTRGLALSEVDGIPLASTSRWAELSDQERLCENFKAYKAFSVFLRLALKNVPDCDASSKLPDALVDLCTKTESFLVLIGQLLVTMGLPVPSVPVPPVDVPRDWDKKIWGHKLLRELCNWSLRSVRDFNKLKTNLAAGRGGRRRDLRGAQMR